In the Nitrospirales bacterium LBB_01 genome, one interval contains:
- the bcsA gene encoding UDP-forming cellulose synthase catalytic subunit: protein MINPSALYITEWIRTPIKRFIHRHFVQTRRGYTVGVYVALGAAILLYFHLIGLLLPVYAQAIVSWGLIAILIIFNRIKKFKFPPLRIHFMLIASLITLRYLYWRTFETLIYTDLSDFIGMALLYLAELYGITLHFLSLFVSLWPTENEPVPLPADTSSYPSVDIFIPTYNEPLDLVKVTVIAALQVDYPKDKLNVYVLDDGGTLARRINPKISGASWERHYEFRRMAKENGAGYITRERNIHAKAGNLNHAFGHTSSDLILILDCDHVPSKDILMNTVGYFLKDEKLAFVQTPHFFINASTVEKNLDAFADAPAENEMFYRGGQPGLDFWNASFFCGSAAIMRRKYLTEVGGISGETITEDAETALSLHGKGYNSIYYGRPMVCGLSPETFDDFILQRSRWAQGMVQIFILKNPLFIKGLKFYQLICYINDCGFWFFGISRVIFYVAPAAFLLLNLKIFFASTSQVLIYALPHLVCSLILTDYISGKYRWPFFSDLYESVQSIYLFPAVLGVVLNPRSPSFKVTPKGQTSEGESLSKMAVPFLIMTSIMFIAVPVAIIRWVEFPLYRDVIAVTAAWSIFNVILAMASLGAFFERRQVRRHHRLWANYNASVYLPQSNEPFDGKIIDLSLSGASVVLNLSLPLKQLDEIIIKLTDSYGNQYSVRSKIQRIFNRSDHILCGCEFIVSNEEAFKNVVGLVYGDSQRWVDFWNKRKKSPNALSIILILLKLGVSGTKKSIVVVSQMLFQSMKKNLKYLKLSRNNA from the coding sequence ATGATCAACCCAAGCGCACTATACATCACGGAGTGGATAAGGACGCCAATTAAGCGCTTCATACACAGACACTTTGTTCAAACAAGGCGAGGTTACACTGTTGGCGTATATGTAGCTTTGGGCGCAGCAATTTTGCTGTACTTTCATCTTATCGGCTTGCTTTTGCCGGTTTATGCGCAAGCTATAGTCAGTTGGGGATTGATAGCAATACTAATAATTTTTAACCGCATTAAAAAGTTTAAATTTCCTCCGTTGCGTATCCATTTTATGCTCATAGCTTCTCTCATAACACTGCGCTACCTATACTGGCGGACTTTTGAAACGCTGATATACACGGATTTATCTGATTTTATAGGGATGGCTTTGCTTTATTTGGCTGAGCTTTATGGTATTACACTACATTTCTTATCGCTTTTTGTAAGCCTCTGGCCAACAGAAAATGAACCTGTGCCGCTGCCGGCTGACACTTCTTCGTATCCCTCAGTTGATATATTCATTCCAACGTACAACGAACCGTTAGATTTAGTCAAAGTAACGGTAATTGCAGCACTTCAGGTAGATTACCCCAAAGATAAACTTAACGTCTATGTGCTTGACGACGGCGGCACTTTGGCAAGAAGGATTAATCCTAAGATTTCTGGGGCGTCATGGGAGCGTCATTATGAATTCAGAAGAATGGCTAAGGAAAATGGCGCCGGTTACATCACAAGAGAACGAAACATCCACGCTAAAGCTGGCAATCTTAATCACGCTTTTGGACATACCAGCTCCGACCTCATACTGATTCTGGATTGCGATCATGTTCCCTCAAAAGACATATTAATGAACACCGTTGGATATTTCTTAAAAGACGAAAAACTTGCATTTGTTCAAACTCCTCACTTTTTTATCAATGCAAGCACGGTTGAGAAAAACCTTGACGCATTTGCAGATGCGCCCGCTGAAAACGAGATGTTTTACCGCGGGGGGCAACCGGGGCTTGATTTTTGGAATGCTTCATTTTTTTGCGGCTCTGCGGCTATTATGAGAAGGAAATATCTTACGGAGGTTGGCGGCATCTCTGGAGAGACGATTACAGAAGACGCCGAGACCGCTCTGTCGCTTCATGGCAAAGGTTATAACAGCATCTACTATGGCCGCCCGATGGTTTGCGGGCTTTCCCCTGAAACGTTTGATGATTTTATTTTGCAAAGAAGCCGCTGGGCACAGGGGATGGTACAGATTTTTATTTTGAAAAATCCGCTATTTATAAAAGGACTTAAATTCTACCAACTGATTTGCTATATCAATGACTGCGGTTTTTGGTTTTTTGGAATATCAAGAGTAATTTTCTATGTGGCTCCTGCGGCTTTTTTACTGCTTAACCTTAAGATATTTTTTGCCTCCACCTCTCAGGTGCTAATCTATGCACTGCCGCACTTGGTGTGTTCGCTAATTCTTACGGATTATATTTCAGGAAAGTACAGATGGCCATTCTTCTCGGATTTGTATGAAAGCGTACAGTCAATATATCTGTTTCCGGCGGTGCTTGGCGTTGTGTTAAACCCCCGTTCCCCATCGTTTAAGGTGACGCCTAAAGGACAAACATCCGAGGGTGAATCATTAAGTAAAATGGCGGTTCCATTTTTAATTATGACCTCCATAATGTTCATAGCCGTGCCAGTAGCCATTATAAGGTGGGTTGAGTTTCCTTTGTACAGAGATGTTATCGCTGTCACAGCAGCATGGAGCATCTTTAACGTAATATTGGCTATGGCCTCATTGGGAGCGTTTTTTGAGCGCCGTCAAGTACGCCGCCATCATCGTTTGTGGGCAAACTATAACGCAAGCGTTTATTTGCCGCAATCAAATGAACCTTTCGATGGTAAAATCATTGACCTTTCCCTCTCCGGCGCTAGTGTTGTGCTTAATCTATCGCTTCCTTTAAAGCAGCTTGATGAGATAATAATCAAACTTACAGACAGCTACGGAAACCAGTATTCTGTACGATCAAAGATTCAGAGAATATTCAATAGATCTGACCATATCCTTTGCGGTTGTGAGTTTATTGTTTCAAATGAGGAGGCTTTTAAAAACGTCGTAGGGTTAGTCTATGGAGACAGCCAAAGATGGGTAGATTTCTGGAACAAAAGAAAAAAGTCTCCAAACGCTTTAAGTATAATCCTCATCCTCTTAAAACTGGGTGTATCAGGCACTAAAAAGAGCATTGTGGTGGTTTCTCAGATGCTTTTTCAGTCAATGAAAAAAAATCTAAAATATTTGAAACTAAGCAGAAATAATGCTTGA
- a CDS encoding adenylate/guanylate cyclase domain-containing protein — protein MEEKDGAPAEGSAEQFGVEDIISQREKLDELFKNKFVKIITVMFTDIKGSTALAEQHGDMFHRTILKQHNEIVFPLISQHNGTLVKTMGDGTMSYFEDASDAVESAAAMQRAIDAFNLEKKSVVPILIRIGIHTGQGIVEKSDIFGDVVNVASRFESQANPSEIYISEETYNAMREHVAAKIAAGETKDEILCRFVKTTSLKGKSGEFKIYKAYWNTTEIEKDEAADAATVQPGKKKSNAVKLIVYLVLTFLVVFMIVKGMNMFSAPDDQPKRTIHHGVDKDAN, from the coding sequence ATGGAAGAGAAAGACGGTGCGCCGGCGGAGGGTTCGGCAGAGCAGTTTGGCGTAGAAGACATAATTTCGCAGCGTGAGAAGCTTGATGAGCTATTCAAAAATAAATTTGTAAAAATCATAACAGTGATGTTTACCGATATTAAAGGCTCAACCGCACTGGCCGAACAGCACGGCGATATGTTTCACAGAACAATACTTAAACAGCACAACGAAATTGTGTTTCCACTCATATCTCAACATAATGGCACTCTTGTAAAAACTATGGGCGACGGCACAATGTCCTATTTTGAGGATGCCTCTGATGCGGTAGAGTCAGCCGCAGCTATGCAGAGAGCGATTGATGCGTTTAATCTTGAAAAGAAATCCGTAGTTCCCATCCTTATACGAATCGGCATACATACTGGACAGGGTATAGTGGAGAAAAGCGACATATTCGGCGATGTGGTTAACGTTGCGTCAAGGTTTGAAAGTCAGGCCAATCCCAGTGAGATTTATATCTCCGAGGAAACGTACAATGCTATGAGAGAGCATGTGGCTGCAAAGATCGCTGCCGGAGAGACTAAGGACGAGATATTATGCAGGTTTGTTAAGACAACGTCTCTTAAGGGAAAATCCGGTGAGTTTAAGATATACAAAGCCTACTGGAACACAACTGAAATAGAAAAAGACGAGGCTGCTGACGCTGCTACTGTGCAGCCGGGAAAGAAGAAATCCAATGCCGTAAAGTTAATAGTTTATCTTGTTCTTACGTTTCTCGTTGTTTTTATGATTGTAAAGGGAATGAATATGTTTTCAGCGCCCGATGATCAACCCAAGCGCACTATACATCACGGAGTGGATAAGGACGCCAATTAA
- a CDS encoding response regulator, whose translation MKENIAAKGNYRLIRSLPLWGVVITALYLTSLSGFLVFHTLAELFCVIIAFCIFILSWNTRRYMQNNYLFFIGISYFFIGSLDLVHTLTYEGMTLIHVHSAGATIEIWISVRYIESISLFIAPLLLYKKRLRAPIIFSGYVVVTLMVFVSVFVLNNFPECYEKGVGLTSFKKNSEYIICCILVVSLILLYRKRSFFDKEVLRLSAASISFAILTELCFTFYVGLYDEINMVGHFFKVFSYYFIYRAIVVTGLNKPFDLLFRTLKISEDSLQKMNTELERRVEQRTTLLLDEIAERKKIEISLARLNRVYAVVSETTHLIVHVTNTGELMDKICKVGVEQGSFMFVTIIRYNEYNDTLEPVAFSGHTENYTNSATLVSNCDDKDSDPVKRTIQTGSFYICNDIISNETCTERKEEAISQGYQSYAVFPLKVFEKNEGVIMFYSGEPDFFSEEEILLLDELSRDVSYALENMEKEKIKNQIEQQNKALEEQLVRSQKMEVIGQLSGGIAHDFNNILFSITNYIYLMLKNLDESHPLRKYAEGIQLASEKASNLTRSLLAFSRKQIIQTRVVNLNDVISHIEPILRRLIPEETELRVELTDDDTSIMADPSQLEQVLLNLITNAKDSMLAGGFLIIKTTVVQLDKPYIGKRYYDVKGPYALLAVTDTGCGMDAEVMSRIYEPFYTTKEIGKGTGLGLSTVYGIVKQHNGLINVYSEPELGTSFKVFFPLANTRAERLKASEKSEVKGGDETILIVEDDSEVRRIVVELLQDAGYKTIEIQDGQEAVETYKKRSGEIHMVILDVIMPKMNGEQAYDKMRDVKPSVKTLFMSGFSFDVLSKRETVPENFDFISKPLFAEEFLSKVREILDK comes from the coding sequence ATGAAGGAAAATATCGCAGCAAAAGGTAACTACAGACTAATCCGCAGTTTACCGCTTTGGGGAGTAGTCATCACAGCCTTGTATCTGACCTCTTTATCAGGATTTTTGGTGTTTCATACCCTTGCTGAGTTATTTTGTGTGATTATAGCGTTTTGTATTTTTATTCTTTCCTGGAACACACGCAGATATATGCAAAATAATTATCTTTTCTTTATCGGCATATCGTATTTTTTTATCGGCAGTCTTGATTTGGTGCACACACTTACCTATGAGGGCATGACTTTAATACATGTTCACAGTGCTGGAGCGACAATCGAAATATGGATTTCCGTAAGATATATTGAGAGCATTTCACTGTTTATTGCTCCGTTGCTTTTGTACAAAAAAAGGCTTAGGGCTCCCATTATATTTAGCGGTTACGTGGTTGTAACCCTGATGGTATTTGTCTCAGTTTTCGTATTGAATAACTTTCCGGAGTGTTATGAAAAAGGGGTTGGGCTTACGTCATTTAAGAAAAACAGCGAATATATTATTTGCTGCATTTTAGTAGTCTCACTGATTCTGTTGTATAGAAAAAGAAGTTTTTTTGATAAAGAAGTTCTGAGACTATCTGCCGCCTCAATATCTTTTGCAATACTTACTGAGCTATGCTTTACCTTCTATGTTGGTCTATATGACGAAATTAACATGGTGGGGCATTTCTTTAAAGTGTTTTCCTACTACTTCATTTATAGAGCCATAGTTGTCACAGGCCTTAATAAGCCATTTGATCTGCTGTTCAGAACTCTGAAGATAAGCGAGGATTCCCTTCAGAAAATGAATACCGAACTTGAACGGAGGGTTGAACAACGTACTACACTGCTTCTGGATGAGATTGCAGAGCGGAAAAAGATTGAAATCAGCCTTGCCCGTTTAAATCGTGTATATGCCGTTGTAAGTGAGACAACCCATCTGATAGTGCACGTTACAAATACCGGTGAGCTTATGGATAAAATATGCAAAGTCGGGGTTGAACAGGGATCTTTCATGTTTGTAACTATAATCAGATACAACGAGTATAACGATACTTTAGAACCTGTGGCTTTTAGTGGGCATACTGAGAATTATACAAACTCAGCAACACTTGTTTCAAACTGTGATGACAAGGACTCTGATCCGGTTAAAAGAACCATTCAAACCGGCAGCTTTTACATCTGTAACGATATTATTTCTAATGAAACCTGCACTGAGAGGAAAGAGGAGGCGATTAGTCAAGGGTATCAGTCTTATGCCGTGTTTCCTTTAAAAGTCTTTGAGAAAAATGAGGGAGTTATTATGTTTTACTCAGGGGAGCCGGATTTTTTCAGCGAAGAAGAAATCCTTCTGCTTGATGAGCTATCTAGGGATGTTTCGTATGCTCTTGAAAATATGGAAAAGGAAAAGATAAAAAACCAGATAGAGCAGCAGAACAAAGCACTTGAGGAACAACTCGTCCGCTCTCAAAAGATGGAGGTTATCGGGCAGCTTTCAGGCGGCATTGCCCATGATTTCAATAACATTTTATTTTCGATAACTAATTATATTTATCTCATGCTTAAAAACTTAGACGAAAGTCATCCACTAAGAAAATACGCCGAGGGCATACAGTTAGCCTCCGAAAAGGCATCAAATCTTACAAGGTCGCTTCTTGCATTCAGCAGAAAGCAGATAATTCAAACCAGGGTCGTTAATTTAAACGATGTAATATCACACATAGAGCCTATACTAAGACGCCTGATTCCTGAGGAAACAGAGCTCAGAGTGGAACTCACCGATGATGACACCAGCATAATGGCAGACCCCTCCCAGCTGGAACAAGTTCTCTTAAACCTTATCACTAATGCTAAAGATTCCATGCTTGCAGGAGGCTTTCTAATCATAAAAACAACCGTTGTGCAGCTTGACAAACCATACATTGGTAAAAGATACTATGACGTCAAAGGCCCGTATGCTCTCTTAGCAGTAACAGACACCGGCTGTGGAATGGATGCTGAGGTTATGAGCAGAATTTATGAGCCCTTCTATACAACTAAAGAAATAGGCAAAGGGACTGGTTTAGGGCTTTCCACAGTCTATGGAATAGTAAAGCAGCATAATGGTCTGATTAATGTCTATAGTGAGCCTGAACTTGGCACTTCTTTTAAGGTGTTTTTTCCGTTGGCAAATACAAGGGCAGAGCGGTTGAAGGCATCGGAAAAGTCAGAGGTAAAGGGTGGAGATGAAACAATCCTGATAGTTGAGGATGATTCTGAAGTTAGGAGGATAGTAGTGGAGCTCTTGCAAGACGCCGGCTACAAAACCATTGAGATACAAGACGGTCAGGAGGCTGTGGAAACTTACAAAAAACGCAGCGGAGAAATTCACATGGTAATACTGGACGTTATAATGCCAAAAATGAACGGTGAGCAGGCTTACGATAAGATGAGAGATGTAAAACCGAGCGTGAAAACATTGTTTATGAGCGGTTTTTCCTTTGATGTTTTGTCAAAAAGAGAAACTGTGCCAGAAAACTTTGATTTTATATCAAAACCATTATTTGCAGAGGAGTTTTTGTCAAAAGTTAGAGAGATTCTTGATAAGTGA
- a CDS encoding cellulose biosynthesis cyclic di-GMP-binding regulatory protein BcsB yields the protein MKTKSVLAFIPMCLCMFFLQFADAEVMKIPLYKLAPVKALDLKCLGATAEFSIAIPERWKLSKAVLDFSYTNSTALLASRSRMVVKLNGFPVEQFTLTPQFPDKNAKIVLPELLFEPGYNRLTFEVAQHYANECEDICAKELWTTLRLDQAFLELEYTLRPIPQKLSSLDKFLFDPKLLPYGEINIVVSSTKEDMVTNAGIVASSIAKKFDYKKVVFTVSQEIKPGVDNVIVGESSFVTDYLKQKGITLTEIKGPFLKVMNLPTGEKEDAQHALLIISGKNADHVKLAAETMAIISYPYPDDSETTILELTLPDITLYGGRQTIVPNKQYTFKTMDFTDFTFIGFNSMSKSVSFRLSPDFFIKPNQYAEVFLTYSYGAGMRSDSVLNILINNVSVSAIRLDNPSGGIIEDYRINIPTHMFKVGANLLTFVPVLVPSVTKNCELPQFRNLFLTIFGKSSMKFPAMPHIVDLPKLELFMSSGFPITRWPDGYESLIYLTNNNFDTIASAFNLIGFITQKNGYPLFATQFTYTNPKTWKGDIMVIGDVGTIPENIKEITPIKLTAKSVIPYPIVKSWGDEITIALSKQMVNMSENKGALMEFESPYAQGKTAILLTAAATKDVFKVSEALLDSNVQGDCKGDLNIIDLTPPDYKVISLSTGKKYFSGKTGVTSRLDAYLYVYPWLYYVAIGLAVTVIGSTLYVILKAYRKRRLNVGKNSDSSS from the coding sequence ATGAAAACAAAGAGCGTTTTAGCTTTTATCCCGATGTGCTTATGTATGTTTTTTTTGCAATTTGCCGATGCTGAGGTAATGAAAATCCCCTTGTATAAACTTGCCCCCGTTAAAGCGCTTGATCTTAAGTGTTTGGGCGCAACAGCTGAGTTCTCTATTGCAATTCCAGAGAGATGGAAACTAAGTAAAGCTGTTCTTGACTTCAGCTACACCAACTCAACAGCACTCTTAGCCAGCAGATCCCGTATGGTCGTTAAACTAAACGGTTTTCCCGTAGAGCAGTTTACTCTCACTCCCCAGTTTCCTGATAAAAACGCCAAAATAGTCTTACCTGAACTTCTATTTGAACCTGGTTATAACCGACTGACCTTTGAAGTAGCCCAGCACTATGCCAATGAGTGCGAGGATATCTGCGCCAAAGAACTTTGGACCACGCTTAGGCTTGACCAGGCTTTTTTGGAGCTGGAATACACGCTTCGTCCCATACCTCAGAAACTGTCCTCCCTTGATAAGTTCCTGTTTGACCCAAAACTTTTGCCCTATGGTGAGATTAACATAGTTGTTTCAAGCACAAAAGAGGATATGGTTACAAATGCAGGCATAGTAGCCTCAAGCATTGCCAAGAAGTTTGACTATAAGAAGGTTGTTTTTACCGTCTCTCAAGAAATCAAACCCGGGGTTGACAATGTAATTGTGGGTGAAAGCAGCTTTGTAACAGACTATCTTAAACAAAAGGGAATAACCTTGACTGAAATTAAGGGGCCGTTTCTTAAGGTTATGAATTTACCCACAGGGGAAAAAGAAGATGCACAGCACGCACTTCTCATTATATCCGGTAAGAATGCAGACCATGTGAAGCTGGCAGCAGAGACGATGGCTATCATTTCATATCCTTACCCGGATGACAGCGAAACTACTATACTTGAGCTAACCCTGCCTGACATCACACTCTACGGAGGCAGACAAACTATTGTTCCAAACAAACAATACACATTTAAGACAATGGATTTTACTGACTTTACCTTTATAGGATTTAACTCTATGTCAAAAAGTGTTTCTTTTCGTTTGTCGCCGGACTTTTTTATAAAACCTAATCAATATGCCGAGGTTTTTCTGACGTACTCATACGGTGCAGGGATGAGGTCAGATTCAGTTTTGAATATTTTGATAAACAACGTAAGTGTTTCTGCAATACGTCTTGATAATCCCAGTGGTGGAATTATTGAGGATTACAGAATAAACATACCTACACACATGTTTAAAGTGGGGGCAAATCTGCTTACTTTTGTGCCTGTGCTGGTACCTTCAGTCACTAAAAATTGTGAATTGCCTCAGTTTAGAAATCTTTTTTTAACCATATTCGGGAAATCCTCTATGAAGTTTCCGGCAATGCCACATATCGTAGATTTGCCAAAACTGGAGCTTTTTATGAGCAGCGGTTTTCCAATTACAAGATGGCCAGACGGTTATGAATCACTGATATATCTGACAAACAACAACTTTGATACAATTGCATCAGCTTTTAACTTAATTGGTTTTATCACTCAGAAAAATGGATATCCTTTGTTTGCTACACAGTTTACTTATACTAACCCCAAAACATGGAAAGGTGATATTATGGTGATTGGCGATGTCGGTACAATTCCAGAAAATATCAAAGAGATAACTCCGATAAAACTTACAGCCAAGTCTGTAATACCATATCCTATAGTAAAAAGCTGGGGTGATGAGATAACTATTGCTCTAAGTAAGCAAATGGTCAATATGAGTGAAAACAAAGGCGCTCTTATGGAATTTGAATCGCCGTATGCTCAAGGAAAAACAGCAATACTGCTGACTGCCGCAGCAACAAAAGACGTCTTTAAGGTTTCCGAAGCACTGTTAGATTCTAATGTTCAGGGAGATTGCAAGGGAGACCTCAACATCATTGACCTCACCCCGCCTGATTATAAGGTAATCTCTCTAAGCACCGGGAAAAAATACTTTTCAGGCAAGACTGGTGTAACATCAAGGCTTGATGCGTATTTGTACGTTTACCCGTGGCTATATTATGTGGCCATTGGATTAGCTGTGACTGTGATAGGCTCTACTTTATATGTTATATTAAAAGCATATAGAAAAAGGAGGCTGAACGTTGGTAAGAATTCGGATAGTAGTAGTTAG
- a CDS encoding HAMP domain-containing histidine kinase — protein sequence MKPLHTGAKILIVFIVVSVVWFSVLNFVSVTYFRKTLEGILLDKLSVTIRQYKQNTACVPEYIVATDKHIPEKSLTLLTEESVNGTRTYFYVKRIYFEDKIKDFAIIVFGIESSLFLSLILITYLIVSRFVRESENSGRFLNLLLLSFNHKIGNFLSILKVNIEILRENPCEKRATERLFSTTEKIEADLKRTFKMLREKGKTVNENVNLRDCIFEATDFFALSETKTVFHLNVIPIIISSNSNDIGDVLYNLIDNAVKYSSGSVNIRLSADARFAYVFIRNELAVNSLRGTGLGLEITNNILKRCNGKLVSRQKGQHYIAYVRFPR from the coding sequence ATGAAACCGCTTCACACCGGTGCTAAAATTCTGATTGTGTTTATAGTGGTCAGTGTGGTTTGGTTTTCTGTTCTGAATTTTGTAAGCGTAACGTATTTCAGAAAAACGCTTGAAGGGATTTTATTGGACAAACTCTCTGTAACAATACGACAGTACAAGCAAAATACAGCTTGTGTGCCGGAGTATATCGTGGCAACCGACAAACATATTCCTGAAAAATCTTTGACTTTATTGACTGAGGAAAGCGTTAACGGAACACGGACGTACTTTTATGTCAAAAGAATATATTTTGAAGATAAAATAAAGGATTTTGCCATTATAGTTTTCGGTATAGAGTCCTCGTTGTTTCTTTCTCTGATTCTCATTACGTATCTGATTGTGTCCAGATTTGTAAGAGAAAGTGAAAACAGCGGGAGATTTCTTAACTTGCTCCTTCTTTCCTTTAACCATAAGATTGGTAATTTTCTCTCAATTCTAAAAGTAAATATTGAAATTCTAAGGGAAAACCCATGTGAAAAGCGGGCAACTGAGAGGCTGTTTTCAACTACCGAAAAAATAGAGGCTGACTTAAAACGCACATTTAAAATGCTCAGAGAAAAGGGAAAAACTGTAAATGAGAATGTTAATCTGAGAGATTGTATTTTTGAAGCAACAGATTTCTTTGCGCTCTCTGAGACCAAAACAGTCTTTCATTTAAATGTTATACCGATTATTATATCTTCTAATTCCAACGACATTGGAGACGTCCTGTATAATCTCATTGACAATGCAGTGAAATACTCAAGCGGCAGCGTTAACATAAGATTGTCGGCTGATGCCCGCTTTGCCTATGTATTTATCAGAAATGAGCTTGCGGTTAATTCCCTGAGAGGGACTGGACTTGGACTTGAAATAACAAATAATATTTTGAAGCGCTGTAATGGCAAATTAGTATCCCGGCAAAAGGGTCAGCATTATATTGCGTATGTGCGCTTTCCCAGATAA
- a CDS encoding AbrB/MazE/SpoVT family DNA-binding domain-containing protein, with product MSSKGRVAIPKAVRVDLNIHEGDTLSVSVADGKLILEPAVNDMRSRSWFWKPEIQQRIGSAQENFKAGNYDRHTIDEFIEILEKKTGTY from the coding sequence GTGTCATCAAAGGGTCGGGTAGCAATCCCTAAGGCTGTAAGAGTAGATTTAAACATACACGAGGGGGATACTCTCTCTGTTTCGGTAGCAGATGGAAAACTGATATTAGAGCCTGCGGTTAATGATATGCGCTCTCGCAGTTGGTTTTGGAAACCAGAGATACAACAGCGAATAGGCAGCGCTCAGGAAAACTTCAAAGCAGGTAATTATGATCGTCATACTATAGACGAGTTTATAGAAATACTTGAGAAAAAAACCGGCACATATTGA
- a CDS encoding N-acyl homoserine lactonase family protein has product MTQYKIHPIVMGSKLFDKTMMTYQYGYGQMYNIPIYCWLIEGDGVRIVVDTGEAAPGKTAAREKALGAKVYTFVEGLAKWNLSPSDLNIILHTHLHNDHCENDDKCVNADIYVHEKELIRIHQPHPLDFRYMEDYILEVEESGQIKPLTKDTEVLPGITMIHTPAHTEGGMSVMVETPAGKAVITGFCCIMENFNPPPAIRGMDMEVIPPGTHVNVYDSYDIMLKVKAMADILLPLHEPEFANIDTI; this is encoded by the coding sequence ATGACACAGTATAAGATTCATCCCATCGTGATGGGGTCAAAGTTGTTTGATAAAACCATGATGACCTATCAGTACGGCTATGGGCAGATGTATAACATTCCCATATATTGCTGGCTAATAGAGGGCGATGGCGTCAGAATTGTCGTTGATACCGGAGAGGCGGCACCCGGAAAAACTGCAGCACGTGAAAAAGCACTCGGCGCTAAAGTCTATACCTTTGTGGAGGGGCTTGCAAAATGGAACCTCTCCCCATCCGATTTAAACATCATACTTCATACTCACTTGCATAACGACCACTGTGAAAACGATGATAAATGTGTAAACGCCGATATCTACGTCCATGAGAAAGAGCTTATTAGAATTCATCAACCCCACCCGCTTGATTTCCGCTATATGGAGGACTATATTCTTGAGGTAGAAGAAAGTGGTCAGATTAAACCTCTTACCAAAGACACCGAAGTGCTGCCTGGCATTACTATGATTCACACACCGGCTCATACCGAGGGCGGCATGAGCGTTATGGTTGAAACCCCGGCTGGTAAGGCTGTTATCACAGGGTTTTGCTGTATCATGGAAAATTTCAACCCGCCCCCTGCCATAAGAGGAATGGATATGGAGGTAATACCTCCCGGAACCCACGTTAACGTCTATGACTCTTACGACATAATGCTTAAGGTTAAGGCTATGGCAGATATTCTTTTACCCCTTCATGAGCCTGAATTTGCTAATATTGACACAATTTAA